A single region of the Psychrobacter alimentarius genome encodes:
- a CDS encoding YidB family protein, whose translation MSLLGNLVSQVARSAMNPEDAQRNPVNQHTNARRTGGLGDILGSVLGGGSQAGGYNPRQYDRQPDNGFGLDDIIGSITGSNQRGGVSSGAGGLGDILGSVLGGQRNRGGFGGKGMLIAMLMPMVLTWIKNNGGVSGALSKITGMGYDNQARSWMSNQEDNDNLDPNEVSRFFDEGEIQQVAANTGANETEVRQGLAELLPEVMNQLTPNGNLDNETEANDEIDQIMSQLSNRLGTLK comes from the coding sequence ATGAGTTTATTAGGGAATTTAGTGAGCCAAGTTGCTCGCAGCGCGATGAACCCAGAAGACGCACAGCGTAACCCAGTCAACCAACATACCAACGCACGTCGTACTGGAGGTCTTGGTGATATATTGGGTAGTGTATTAGGAGGTGGCAGTCAAGCAGGTGGGTACAATCCTCGACAATACGACCGTCAACCTGATAATGGTTTTGGTTTGGACGATATTATAGGTAGTATTACTGGTAGTAATCAGCGTGGTGGCGTAAGCTCAGGTGCAGGTGGTCTGGGAGATATCTTAGGCAGTGTACTTGGTGGTCAACGCAATAGAGGCGGCTTTGGCGGCAAAGGGATGCTTATTGCTATGCTGATGCCGATGGTACTCACTTGGATTAAAAATAATGGCGGTGTGAGCGGTGCCTTATCAAAAATTACTGGTATGGGATACGATAATCAAGCGCGATCTTGGATGAGTAATCAAGAAGACAATGACAATCTTGATCCAAATGAGGTCAGTCGATTTTTCGATGAAGGTGAGATTCAACAAGTTGCTGCTAATACTGGTGCCAATGAGACAGAAGTGCGCCAAGGTCTTGCTGAGTTGCTTCCCGAGGTGATGAATCAGTTAACGCCTAATGGCAACTTGGATAACGAAACGGAAGCGAATGATGAAATTGATCAGATTATGAGCCAACTGTCTAATCGATTAGGTACTTTAAAATAG
- the ftsZ gene encoding cell division protein FtsZ has protein sequence MSKYTMPDDNQLQNNGQASFTVFGVGGGGGNAVEHMVQQGIRGVTFVCANTDKQALDRLTAPHKLQLGAKTNRGLGAGANPEVGREAAESEEEAIRALLEHSDMVFITAGMGGGTGTGAAPVVARIAKEMEVLTVAVVTTPFKFEGGKRIKAAKAGIEQLTNFVDSIITIPNDKLMSVYGNISMQDAFKKADDVLLHAVQGIAETIASEGMINIDFNDIRTAMTAKGHAMMGIGRASGDDRARQATEKAIRSPLLDDLRLENAKGLLVNVISSESLSLDEMSKISAIVEEITDIDDAHIFYGSVIDEKMGDDLHVTVIATGLTLDENAGQEPEVVEQPVPSVNSTQPVDPNVHTSALNSQKQAQAQIYQDTAARSNAPQEQPKTKTNSIQDYLKRQQNK, from the coding sequence ATGTCAAAATACACCATGCCAGATGATAACCAGCTTCAAAATAACGGCCAAGCGAGCTTCACTGTATTCGGTGTGGGTGGTGGCGGCGGTAATGCGGTTGAGCATATGGTACAACAAGGAATTAGAGGTGTAACCTTTGTCTGTGCTAATACGGATAAACAAGCGCTTGATCGTTTAACTGCGCCGCACAAATTACAACTTGGTGCAAAAACAAATCGTGGTCTTGGTGCAGGGGCAAACCCAGAAGTAGGACGTGAAGCGGCAGAGAGCGAAGAAGAAGCCATCCGTGCCTTACTTGAGCATTCCGATATGGTATTTATCACCGCAGGTATGGGTGGTGGTACAGGTACAGGTGCTGCGCCAGTGGTTGCTCGTATTGCTAAAGAAATGGAAGTTTTGACCGTTGCAGTAGTGACCACACCTTTCAAATTTGAAGGCGGCAAACGTATCAAAGCTGCTAAAGCGGGTATTGAGCAGTTGACCAACTTTGTGGATTCTATCATTACGATTCCAAATGATAAGTTGATGAGTGTCTACGGTAATATCTCTATGCAAGACGCTTTCAAAAAAGCGGATGATGTTTTACTGCACGCCGTTCAGGGTATTGCCGAAACCATCGCTAGCGAAGGTATGATTAACATCGATTTTAATGATATTCGTACGGCAATGACGGCTAAAGGCCACGCAATGATGGGTATTGGTCGTGCAAGCGGTGATGACCGTGCGCGTCAAGCGACCGAAAAAGCCATCAGATCGCCACTACTTGATGATTTGCGTTTGGAAAATGCCAAAGGTCTATTGGTCAACGTGATTTCCTCTGAATCATTATCTTTGGATGAAATGAGTAAAATCAGTGCCATAGTCGAAGAAATTACCGATATCGATGACGCTCATATTTTCTATGGTTCTGTGATTGATGAAAAAATGGGAGATGACTTGCACGTGACCGTTATCGCTACAGGCCTAACGTTAGATGAAAACGCGGGTCAAGAACCAGAAGTGGTGGAGCAACCAGTTCCATCGGTTAATAGCACCCAACCTGTCGATCCTAACGTACATACTAGTGCGCTAAACAGTCAAAAACAAGCACAAGCCCAAATTTACCAAGATACCGCAGCACGTTCGAACGCACCTCAAGAGCAGCCTAAAACCAAAACCAACAGTATTCAAGATTATTTAAAGCGTCAACAAAATAAGTAA
- the lpxC gene encoding UDP-3-O-acyl-N-acetylglucosamine deacetylase — MNQRTLKTAIAVTGTGLHSGQPVNLEFYPQPVDTGIVFERSDIEGSQPIPASAFLVQDTMMSSNLVFGGTRVGTVEHLLSAIAGLGIDNLLIRVSASEIPIMDGSAAPFVGLLLEAGLCEQEAAKKFIRIVRPVRVKVDDKWAELRPYDGFELNFEIDFDHPAIDKNFQHAQLQFSTQNFIEQLSSARTFGFLRDIEAMRQNNLALGGSMDNAIVIDEANVLNEEGLRFNDEFVRHKILDALGDLYLIGYPILGRFNAYKSGHALNNLLVREILSDHDNFEIVTFDDNVTCPIKYLPLEDLAVEG; from the coding sequence ATGAACCAAAGAACCCTAAAAACTGCGATTGCTGTTACAGGTACAGGTCTCCATAGTGGTCAGCCTGTTAACTTAGAGTTTTATCCGCAGCCAGTGGATACTGGTATTGTTTTCGAGCGCTCTGATATCGAAGGCAGTCAGCCAATCCCAGCCAGTGCCTTTTTAGTACAAGATACTATGATGTCGTCAAATCTCGTATTTGGTGGTACTCGTGTCGGCACCGTCGAGCACCTTTTGAGCGCGATTGCTGGACTTGGCATAGATAACCTCTTGATTCGTGTTTCTGCCTCAGAAATACCAATCATGGATGGTAGCGCTGCACCTTTTGTTGGATTGTTACTTGAAGCAGGGTTGTGTGAGCAAGAAGCTGCTAAAAAGTTCATTAGAATTGTTCGGCCTGTACGTGTAAAAGTGGATGATAAATGGGCAGAACTGCGTCCTTATGACGGTTTTGAGCTAAATTTTGAAATCGATTTTGATCATCCTGCTATTGATAAAAACTTTCAGCACGCTCAGCTGCAGTTTTCTACACAAAACTTCATTGAACAATTAAGCTCAGCACGTACTTTTGGTTTTTTGCGTGATATTGAGGCAATGCGCCAAAACAACTTGGCGTTAGGCGGTAGCATGGACAATGCAATCGTCATCGATGAAGCAAACGTATTGAATGAAGAAGGCTTACGCTTCAATGATGAGTTTGTCCGTCACAAAATTCTGGATGCTTTGGGAGATTTATATTTAATCGGTTATCCAATTTTGGGTCGCTTTAATGCTTATAAATCTGGTCATGCGCTAAACAATTTACTGGTGCGTGAAATACTATCTGACCATGATAATTTTGAAATTGTAACTTTTGATGACAATGTAACTTGTCCTATCAAGTATTTACCTTTAGAAGATTTAGCTGTTGAAGGATGA
- a CDS encoding RlmE family RNA methyltransferase, protein MATRIENKKLSKSSSAWMKEHIDDHYVQKAQKDGYRARAAYKLLEINEKTNLIKKGMTVVDLGSAPGSWSQVASQLVGEKGVLIASDILPMDALADVTFIQGDFREADVFDTIMAEVGDRQVDVVLSDMAPNTAGNSAIDQPRMMYLCELAVEFALATLPQGGALIMKVFQGEGMQELRKQMQNDFSKIRSIKPGASRPRSKEMFWIAIK, encoded by the coding sequence TTGGCCACGCGTATTGAAAATAAAAAACTGTCAAAAAGTAGTAGTGCTTGGATGAAGGAGCATATTGACGATCATTATGTGCAAAAGGCTCAAAAAGATGGTTACCGTGCTCGTGCAGCCTACAAGTTGTTAGAAATTAATGAAAAAACCAATTTGATTAAAAAGGGCATGACAGTGGTAGATTTGGGGAGTGCACCTGGTAGTTGGTCACAAGTAGCCAGCCAGCTGGTGGGTGAAAAAGGTGTTTTGATTGCCTCTGATATTTTACCTATGGATGCGCTGGCTGATGTAACGTTTATCCAAGGAGACTTTCGTGAGGCTGACGTGTTTGACACGATTATGGCTGAGGTTGGTGATAGGCAAGTTGATGTGGTATTGTCAGATATGGCACCTAACACAGCAGGCAATAGTGCTATCGATCAGCCAAGAATGATGTACTTATGTGAGTTGGCTGTGGAATTTGCTTTGGCAACCTTACCACAAGGTGGCGCGCTTATTATGAAAGTGTTTCAAGGTGAAGGGATGCAAGAATTACGCAAGCAAATGCAGAATGATTTTAGTAAAATTCGTAGTATCAAACCTGGTGCTTCTCGCCCTCGTTCAAAAGAGATGTTTTGGATCGCTATCAAATAG
- a CDS encoding FAD assembly factor SdhE, whose translation MTIPSQPEPTNEQRRIIYQARRGLKELDFYIDPYVKELYLTAEPAEQEIFAQMLTHEDPDLLDYFTNQNRPDDDAMWALVNKIKTWRHTKDLT comes from the coding sequence ATGACCATACCATCTCAACCAGAACCAACCAACGAACAACGCCGTATTATTTATCAGGCACGTCGTGGCTTAAAAGAATTGGATTTTTATATTGATCCTTATGTGAAAGAACTATACCTAACAGCAGAGCCAGCTGAGCAAGAAATATTTGCACAAATGCTAACGCATGAAGATCCTGATTTATTGGATTATTTTACCAACCAAAATCGTCCAGACGATGATGCCATGTGGGCATTGGTAAATAAAATTAAAACCTGGCGTCATACCAAAGACTTAACATAG
- a CDS encoding YhbY family RNA-binding protein, producing the protein MELDNATIKRLRGIGHELKPIVMIGNKGVTPTIAEEIDRALSDHELIKVKLPAGTKEERDVIGAELAAAANATLIHSIGRMALLLRKNPHANPKLSNLARHAQ; encoded by the coding sequence ATGGAACTCGATAACGCTACCATCAAACGCCTACGAGGCATTGGTCACGAGCTTAAACCTATTGTCATGATTGGCAATAAAGGTGTCACACCGACTATCGCAGAGGAGATTGATCGCGCTTTGTCAGATCATGAACTCATTAAAGTAAAACTGCCTGCCGGTACTAAAGAAGAGCGTGATGTCATTGGTGCAGAGCTTGCCGCAGCTGCGAATGCAACTTTGATTCACTCAATCGGTCGTATGGCGTTGTTACTGCGTAAAAATCCGCATGCCAACCCAAAACTGTCTAATTTGGCACGTCACGCTCAGTAA
- a CDS encoding CHAP domain-containing protein: MKQALLLLSVLGMGIAQTSGAVETTFQPNNTLSHTITNISASANYGSSRNIYSTNSGAHVYSNDEISQAIDNLSAHAKQKEYQLASLTSRLSYEQRQQQASRTPDSNSAPAIAAANAARVALSRSSGYCARYVRKALQSAGYEFTPNPSAYQYASRGTLAQAGFTKISNDMQPQVGDVVVFNRTSSRPHGHIQIFDGNTWVSDFRQNSINPYSGSHSYTTWRDSQYVDDASDRGIYLAMADK, translated from the coding sequence ATGAAACAAGCTTTATTGCTTTTGTCAGTATTGGGAATGGGTATAGCACAGACGAGTGGTGCTGTCGAAACCACCTTTCAACCGAATAATACCTTGAGTCATACCATCACAAATATTTCTGCTTCTGCGAACTACGGTTCTAGTCGTAATATCTATAGCACTAACAGTGGCGCTCATGTATATAGCAACGATGAGATCAGCCAAGCTATTGATAATCTAAGTGCCCATGCTAAGCAAAAAGAATACCAGCTTGCCTCGCTAACCAGCCGTTTGTCTTATGAGCAGCGTCAGCAACAAGCCAGCCGCACCCCTGATAGTAACTCTGCCCCTGCTATTGCAGCAGCAAATGCCGCACGAGTTGCCCTATCTAGAAGTTCTGGTTACTGCGCACGCTACGTACGTAAAGCGCTACAATCAGCCGGTTACGAATTTACGCCTAATCCATCCGCTTATCAGTACGCCTCACGCGGCACTTTGGCCCAAGCAGGCTTCACTAAGATCAGTAACGATATGCAACCACAAGTTGGTGATGTCGTTGTCTTTAACCGCACCTCAAGCCGTCCTCATGGTCATATCCAAATTTTTGATGGCAATACATGGGTGTCTGACTTCCGTCAAAACAGCATCAATCCTTATAGTGGCTCTCATAGCTATACTACATGGCGTGATTCGCAGTACGTTGACGATGCGTCAGACCGTGGTATCTATCTTGCTATGGCGGACAAATAA
- the folP gene encoding dihydropteroate synthase produces MSLFESLPKYEISDRNKTLDLSQPHVMGILNVTPDSFSDGGQFTAIDRAVAHCQQMIADGATIIDIGGESTRPNASIVATNDEIQRVVPVVQAIRQHCGDEVWLSVDTSNPAVMQAAFDAGADIWNDVRALKREGAVALAAKLDIPVMLMHMRGEPTTMNDLAQYTDVVQEVTVELAARIEKVTSLGVKRENIIIDPGFGFAKDYEHHCALLKHLDELKSLGLPMMFGISRKRFLAEVLTKSGAGSVITTQAVERDAIGTAAGIFAIQQGACIIRTHNVSMMQQAVALWHQLSEYHES; encoded by the coding sequence ATGTCATTATTCGAGTCGCTACCAAAGTATGAAATATCTGATCGCAATAAAACGTTAGATTTGTCCCAGCCCCATGTTATGGGCATACTTAATGTCACGCCAGACTCATTTTCAGATGGCGGACAATTCACTGCTATTGATAGAGCAGTGGCTCATTGTCAGCAGATGATAGCAGACGGCGCGACTATCATTGATATTGGCGGTGAATCTACTCGTCCCAATGCTAGTATCGTGGCTACTAATGATGAAATACAACGTGTTGTGCCCGTGGTTCAAGCCATCAGACAACATTGTGGCGACGAGGTTTGGTTATCTGTCGATACCAGTAACCCAGCAGTAATGCAGGCAGCGTTCGATGCTGGTGCAGACATTTGGAATGATGTGAGAGCACTCAAGCGTGAAGGCGCTGTAGCATTAGCTGCTAAGCTAGACATACCTGTGATGCTCATGCACATGCGCGGTGAGCCAACAACCATGAATGATCTTGCGCAATATACAGATGTGGTTCAAGAAGTAACGGTAGAGCTGGCGGCACGCATTGAAAAAGTAACTAGTCTTGGTGTGAAACGCGAAAATATCATTATCGATCCAGGCTTTGGCTTTGCTAAGGATTACGAGCATCATTGTGCACTGTTAAAACACCTCGATGAATTAAAGTCATTAGGGTTGCCTATGATGTTTGGTATTTCACGTAAGCGCTTTTTAGCGGAAGTATTGACCAAAAGTGGTGCTGGTTCAGTGATAACAACACAAGCGGTAGAGCGCGATGCTATTGGAACGGCAGCAGGAATTTTTGCGATACAACAAGGTGCCTGTATCATTCGTACTCACAACGTGTCTATGATGCAGCAAGCAGTCGCGTTGTGGCATCAGTTGTCCGAGTATCATGAAAGCTGA
- the ftsH gene encoding ATP-dependent zinc metalloprotease FtsH, translated as MSDMVKNTLLWLVVIGVLVLVFSGFDQSSEPDSLNYSEFVTAVSEKQVASVEIDGEQITGEKKNGSSFETIRPAVTDDQLMPILRENQVEVQGTAPKRQSVLMQLLIASFPILLIIGLFLFFMRNMQGGAGGKGGGPMSFGKSKAKMLTEDQIKVNFGDVAGCEEAKEEVVEVVDFLRDPDKFTKLGATIPRGILMVGPPGTGKTLLARAIAGEAKVPFFSISGSDFVEMFVGVGASRVRDMFEQAKKSAPCIIFIDEIDAVGRHRGSGTGGGNDEREQTLNQLLVEMDGFEGNEGVIIIAATNRADVLDKALLRPGRFDRQVQVGLPDIKGREQILKVHLRKLPNTISVDASSLARGTPGFSGAQLANLVNEAALFAARRNKTSVDMNDFEDAKDKLYMGPERKSMVIREEERRATAYHEAGHALVAELLPGTDPVHKVTIMPRGFALGVTWQLPEHDQTSMYKSKMLSDIAILFGGRIAEEVFIHQMSTGASNDFERATKMARAMVTKYGMSDALGIMVYEDDDSSQGYFGGSRTISEATQQKVDDEVRRMLEEQYDIARELIEGNQEKMHAMVDALMKWETIDRDQLQDILAGEEPRPPRVYQHNEVNLSKNDVKTSGSTPPPLPAM; from the coding sequence GTGAGCGACATGGTAAAAAATACCTTATTGTGGCTGGTGGTAATCGGCGTTTTGGTGCTGGTGTTCAGTGGTTTTGATCAATCATCTGAGCCAGATAGCCTTAACTACTCTGAGTTTGTGACCGCTGTGTCAGAAAAACAAGTAGCCAGTGTGGAAATCGATGGCGAGCAGATCACCGGCGAGAAGAAAAATGGTTCCTCTTTTGAAACCATTAGACCAGCTGTGACTGATGACCAGTTGATGCCAATTCTACGTGAAAATCAAGTCGAGGTTCAAGGAACGGCACCGAAGCGTCAAAGCGTGTTAATGCAGTTACTGATAGCAAGTTTCCCAATTCTTTTGATTATTGGTTTGTTCTTATTCTTCATGCGTAACATGCAAGGCGGCGCTGGCGGTAAAGGCGGTGGCCCTATGAGCTTTGGTAAGTCAAAAGCCAAAATGTTGACTGAAGATCAAATTAAGGTCAATTTTGGAGACGTTGCTGGTTGTGAAGAAGCCAAAGAAGAAGTGGTTGAAGTAGTAGACTTCTTACGCGATCCTGACAAATTTACCAAGCTTGGCGCGACTATTCCGCGTGGTATTTTGATGGTAGGCCCACCAGGTACTGGTAAAACGCTATTGGCCAGAGCCATTGCTGGTGAAGCCAAAGTACCGTTCTTTTCGATTTCAGGTTCTGATTTCGTAGAAATGTTTGTTGGTGTGGGTGCTTCACGTGTACGTGATATGTTTGAACAGGCGAAGAAAAGTGCACCTTGTATTATCTTCATCGATGAGATTGATGCGGTTGGTCGTCATCGTGGTTCTGGAACAGGCGGTGGTAACGATGAGCGTGAGCAAACTCTAAACCAGTTATTGGTTGAGATGGACGGTTTTGAAGGTAACGAAGGCGTTATCATCATTGCTGCGACCAACCGTGCAGACGTACTTGATAAAGCGCTATTACGCCCAGGTCGTTTCGATCGTCAAGTGCAAGTGGGGCTGCCTGATATCAAAGGTCGTGAGCAAATTCTAAAAGTACATTTGAGAAAATTGCCAAATACGATTAGTGTAGATGCAAGCTCTCTTGCCCGTGGAACACCAGGATTTAGTGGCGCACAGCTTGCTAACCTTGTGAACGAAGCGGCACTGTTTGCAGCACGTCGTAATAAGACCAGCGTTGACATGAATGATTTTGAAGATGCAAAAGACAAGCTCTATATGGGTCCTGAACGCAAATCTATGGTGATTCGCGAAGAAGAACGCCGAGCGACTGCATATCATGAAGCAGGTCATGCATTGGTTGCAGAGTTATTACCAGGGACTGATCCTGTGCATAAAGTCACTATCATGCCGCGCGGTTTTGCTCTTGGTGTCACATGGCAGCTACCAGAGCACGATCAAACCAGTATGTATAAGTCAAAAATGCTGAGCGATATTGCTATTTTATTTGGTGGCCGTATTGCAGAAGAGGTCTTTATTCATCAGATGTCTACTGGTGCTTCTAATGATTTTGAACGAGCAACCAAGATGGCGCGTGCAATGGTCACTAAGTATGGTATGTCAGACGCGCTTGGTATCATGGTTTATGAAGACGATGACAGCTCGCAAGGTTACTTTGGTGGTAGCCGTACGATTTCAGAGGCTACTCAGCAAAAGGTAGATGATGAAGTACGCCGTATGCTAGAAGAGCAGTACGATATCGCGCGTGAATTGATTGAAGGTAATCAAGAAAAAATGCATGCGATGGTTGATGCCTTAATGAAATGGGAAACCATTGATCGCGATCAGCTTCAAGATATCTTGGCAGGTGAGGAGCCTCGTCCACCAAGAGTGTATCAACACAACGAAGTGAACTTGTCAAAAAACGATGTTAAAACGTCTGGTTCAACGCCACCACCATTGCCAGCGATGTAG